Proteins from one Mycobacterium sp. EPa45 genomic window:
- a CDS encoding LLM class flavin-dependent oxidoreductase gives MTVPASMPGRGLKVGLLFDLRNPARWHADSARLHSFTLELCEEAEHLGADSLWFSEHHLFDDGYLPQPLLFAAAAAARTRRIRLGTAVLVAPLHNAVEIAEQAALVDILSAGRLNLGLGAGYRLPEFELYGVSAQNRFDRTDNIYRELHRLWSDEGISPRPVQQPPPVYLGYMGPRGVRRAGLLGAPILTADAALWPAYRAALHEGGHPESTARMSGGVQAWTTDDPERDWHLVGKHLAYQVNSYRRHGVQGTGQPVPPTLKPEDLIGVLDSPGADLVPKEQRLKDFWYGTPTAVAERIHAYVADAPVDTIILWASIGGMPEQMTRDNVTRICTQLAPLLRGDRSTGDTSGAT, from the coding sequence GTGACCGTCCCCGCGAGCATGCCGGGCCGCGGTCTGAAAGTCGGTCTGCTCTTCGACCTTCGGAACCCAGCCCGCTGGCATGCCGATTCAGCACGACTGCACAGCTTCACCTTGGAGCTGTGCGAAGAGGCCGAACACCTCGGCGCTGACTCCCTCTGGTTTTCAGAGCACCACCTGTTCGACGACGGCTACCTCCCTCAACCCTTATTGTTCGCCGCCGCGGCCGCGGCCCGAACCCGCCGTATCCGCCTGGGAACTGCGGTCCTGGTGGCCCCGCTGCACAACGCTGTGGAGATCGCCGAGCAGGCGGCCCTCGTCGACATCCTTTCCGCGGGCCGCCTCAATCTCGGACTCGGCGCAGGGTATCGGCTCCCAGAATTCGAGCTGTACGGCGTGTCGGCGCAGAACCGATTCGACCGAACCGACAACATCTACCGTGAATTGCACCGGCTGTGGAGTGACGAAGGAATCAGTCCCCGGCCCGTCCAACAACCGCCCCCGGTTTATCTCGGATACATGGGACCGCGCGGCGTTCGACGGGCAGGACTGCTGGGCGCGCCCATATTGACTGCTGACGCAGCACTGTGGCCGGCCTACCGTGCGGCACTGCACGAAGGTGGTCACCCAGAGTCGACAGCACGGATGTCCGGCGGCGTTCAAGCGTGGACGACCGACGACCCCGAGCGCGATTGGCACCTCGTCGGAAAGCATTTGGCGTACCAGGTGAACTCTTATCGGCGCCACGGTGTGCAGGGCACCGGCCAACCCGTGCCGCCGACGCTTAAGCCGGAGGATCTAATCGGAGTACTCGACTCCCCTGGAGCCGATCTGGTACCCAAAGAGCAGCGGCTCAAGGACTTCTGGTACGGCACCCCCACAGCGGTGGCGGAGCGCATTCACGCCTACGTCGCCGACGCTCCGGTGGACACCATTATCCTGTGGGCCTCGATCGGCGGGATGCCCGAACAGATGACTCGCGACAACGTCACCCGGATCTGTACCCAGCTCGCGCCGTTACTCCGCGGCGACCGCAGCACCGGGGATACGTCAGGCGCGACGTGA
- a CDS encoding cytochrome P450, whose product MAQATTDPVRLPHGPRAPRLVQGLRFLTARRAVVGGLARRYGSAATLNLPIFGRTVLIGDPALIKDLFTTGPDLVGRATNLGEVLGPGSTFSLDGEEHRERRKLLVPPFHGKRMHSYESIIEEEVLREVAGWPEGVEFETLPSMMRITLNAILRAVFGAEGAAFDELREQLPRLVEVGSRIALLPKFFRRDLGPRSPGGAMLRHRRRYDEIIDGLIADARRDPAFDERPDVLSLMLRARYDDGSAISDRHIADELLTLLTAGHETTATTLAWLIERVRRHPQLLERLTEEADAGGSELQQATIWEVQRLRPVIDGTSRRALHRIRLGEWVIPEGHVVIVSIPMAHANPDRFTGPSMFDPDRFIRRLVLHSTLRSTDERNNAPPGRWHFYNHH is encoded by the coding sequence ATGGCGCAAGCGACGACCGATCCGGTGCGACTGCCGCACGGCCCCCGCGCCCCCCGGTTGGTCCAGGGTCTGCGCTTCCTCACTGCGCGCCGAGCCGTGGTGGGCGGCCTGGCCCGGCGGTACGGGTCGGCGGCCACCCTGAACCTGCCGATCTTCGGCCGAACCGTGTTGATCGGTGACCCGGCGCTGATCAAAGACCTGTTCACCACCGGCCCCGACCTCGTCGGCCGGGCGACCAATCTCGGCGAGGTGCTGGGGCCGGGCTCCACCTTCAGCCTCGACGGCGAGGAACACCGGGAGCGGCGCAAACTGCTGGTGCCGCCATTCCACGGCAAGCGCATGCACAGCTACGAGTCCATCATCGAAGAAGAGGTGCTGCGAGAGGTCGCCGGCTGGCCTGAAGGCGTCGAATTCGAGACGCTGCCGTCGATGATGCGGATCACTCTGAATGCGATCCTGCGCGCGGTGTTCGGCGCGGAGGGTGCCGCCTTCGACGAGTTGCGTGAGCAGCTGCCCCGTCTCGTGGAAGTCGGATCTCGGATTGCGCTGCTGCCGAAATTCTTTCGCCGCGATCTCGGGCCGCGCAGTCCCGGCGGCGCCATGCTGCGCCACCGACGGCGCTACGACGAGATCATCGACGGGTTGATCGCGGACGCGCGCCGTGACCCAGCCTTCGACGAGCGTCCCGACGTGCTGTCATTGATGCTGCGGGCGCGCTACGACGATGGCTCGGCGATCTCCGACCGGCATATCGCCGACGAGTTGCTGACCCTGCTGACCGCCGGACACGAGACGACGGCGACAACCTTGGCATGGCTGATCGAACGGGTCCGCCGCCACCCGCAGCTCTTGGAGCGGCTGACCGAGGAAGCCGACGCCGGCGGCTCCGAACTGCAGCAGGCGACGATCTGGGAGGTGCAGCGGCTGCGGCCCGTTATCGACGGCACATCGCGGCGGGCGTTGCACCGTATTCGTCTCGGCGAGTGGGTGATTCCTGAAGGCCATGTGGTGATCGTCAGCATCCCGATGGCCCACGCAAACCCCGACCGGTTCACCGGCCCGTCGATGTTCGACCCGGACCGATTCATCCGACGGCTGGTCCTACACTCGACTCTTCGATCAACCGACGAACGCAACAACGCTCCACCGGGCAGGTGGCACTTTTACAATCATCACTGA
- a CDS encoding MarR family winged helix-turn-helix transcriptional regulator, producing the protein MTGEVEPRVADLAADLQQVLLKVFMALRRRDASRGTAGDLTLAQVSILVTLLEHGPIRMTELAARERVRTPTTTVAIRRLERLGLVKRCRDKTDLRAVLVEVTQAGMVQHRESLDARHAMLADILAQLTDQERANLCGGLRPLEKLTNVSE; encoded by the coding sequence ATGACAGGGGAAGTCGAGCCAAGAGTGGCTGACTTGGCAGCCGATCTGCAGCAGGTGCTGTTGAAGGTGTTCATGGCGTTGCGCCGACGTGATGCAAGCCGCGGGACCGCTGGCGACCTGACGCTGGCCCAGGTGTCCATTCTGGTCACCCTTCTCGAGCATGGCCCGATTCGGATGACCGAGCTCGCCGCAAGGGAGAGGGTGCGCACCCCGACGACCACCGTGGCGATTCGACGTTTAGAGAGGCTGGGGCTGGTGAAACGTTGCCGCGACAAGACGGATTTGCGTGCAGTCTTAGTGGAGGTAACGCAGGCAGGAATGGTCCAGCACCGTGAATCGCTAGACGCTCGCCATGCCATGCTGGCCGACATACTCGCCCAACTGACAGACCAGGAACGGGCGAATCTCTGCGGGGGATTACGGCCACTGGAGAAGCTAACCAACGTCAGCGAGTGA
- a CDS encoding SGNH/GDSL hydrolase family protein produces MALRSSIVSDIGFSRYVAIGDSQTEGLWDGDDTIGVIGFADRLAAMLDVRYPGLRYSNLAIRGKRVIDVLDDQLPRALAMEPDLVTVCVGMNDVTRPGRTFTKAMADLAEVYQQLADSGATVVTTTFPDVARMLPVGRLIGVRIQQVNAVIREAADRHGFGLVDLYNAESMNETSNWSHDRMHASTRGHMLFAAAAAEALKLPGSNHDWARPSGEEIQDGFWQRMYAQAQWTRGLLLPWIWRHARGRSSGDGRDPKYAVLHPVSELPFRSHQTA; encoded by the coding sequence ATGGCATTAAGATCGTCGATCGTGTCCGACATCGGCTTCTCCCGCTATGTCGCGATCGGTGACAGCCAGACCGAAGGACTCTGGGACGGCGACGACACGATCGGTGTGATCGGGTTCGCCGACCGGCTCGCGGCCATGCTGGATGTCCGCTATCCCGGATTGAGGTATTCCAATCTCGCCATCCGGGGCAAACGGGTCATCGACGTCCTCGATGACCAACTGCCTCGCGCGCTGGCGATGGAGCCCGATCTGGTCACCGTCTGCGTCGGGATGAACGACGTGACGAGGCCCGGTCGCACGTTCACCAAGGCGATGGCCGACCTGGCCGAGGTGTACCAGCAGTTGGCCGATTCCGGTGCGACGGTGGTGACGACAACGTTTCCCGACGTTGCCAGGATGCTGCCGGTCGGCAGGCTGATCGGCGTGCGCATCCAGCAGGTGAATGCCGTGATCCGAGAGGCCGCCGATCGGCACGGATTCGGACTGGTCGACCTCTACAACGCCGAGTCGATGAACGAGACGTCGAACTGGAGCCACGACCGCATGCACGCCTCGACCCGCGGTCACATGCTGTTTGCCGCTGCTGCCGCCGAGGCGCTGAAATTGCCCGGTAGCAACCATGATTGGGCCCGACCAAGCGGTGAGGAGATCCAGGACGGCTTCTGGCAGCGGATGTACGCGCAAGCCCAGTGGACCCGGGGTCTGCTCCTGCCGTGGATCTGGCGGCACGCCCGCGGCCGGTCATCCGGGGACGGCCGGGATCCGAAATACGCTGTGCTGCATCCCGTTTCCGAGCTGCCGTTCCGCTCACACCAGACCGCTTGA
- a CDS encoding TetR/AcrR family transcriptional regulator — translation MTNTVSVPRTERRRGRPRDERLDAVIVEATIAEVGAKGWSGATVEGIAARAGVGRGSIYRRWPRKIDLFQYAAAVVTCSAEAVDTGSLTDDLVAAVLPIADMLTRPKLVALLPSLLAEAANDTTIRETLRVFVARSRQRAIDAVERARRRGDIEVSTNAETLIDMLAGALFYRRLLLGEEIDAATVTGLVRQAVGSCAIPPATEEGL, via the coding sequence ATGACGAACACGGTGTCGGTTCCGCGCACGGAGCGGCGGCGTGGTCGGCCGCGAGACGAGCGGCTAGACGCGGTGATCGTTGAGGCGACGATTGCAGAGGTAGGCGCGAAGGGCTGGAGCGGAGCAACCGTCGAGGGGATCGCCGCGCGCGCGGGTGTGGGCCGTGGATCGATATATCGACGCTGGCCCAGAAAGATCGATTTGTTCCAGTACGCCGCTGCGGTCGTCACCTGCTCCGCCGAGGCTGTGGATACCGGTTCGTTAACCGATGACCTCGTTGCGGCGGTCCTCCCGATCGCCGACATGCTGACGCGGCCGAAACTCGTTGCGCTACTTCCCTCTCTGCTCGCGGAGGCGGCGAACGACACGACGATCCGCGAGACGCTGCGTGTCTTTGTGGCCCGTTCGCGGCAGCGGGCGATCGATGCGGTCGAGCGTGCGCGCCGACGCGGTGACATCGAGGTATCGACGAATGCCGAGACGCTGATAGACATGCTCGCCGGGGCGCTGTTCTACCGGCGGCTGCTGCTGGGCGAGGAAATCGACGCGGCAACTGTCACCGGTCTCGTCCGCCAGGCCGTGGGCAGCTGTGCGATACCGCCGGCAACTGAGGAGGGGTTGTGA
- a CDS encoding VCBS domain-containing protein, which translates to MAAAGELSTPAGVPADPTPTSLFESVLGWVRRTFNNATPTLSPQIVTVTAEPGHTSAPISFTGGADADGDALTYAVTQSGAGTLIPTGDAFTYTPDAAWDGRSDYTDTFTITASDAGNGFHIHGLPGLLHLVSFGLLGSAGDTATSSVTVQVLAAQVDPPVLTDPAHPYTPIAAQPGDPAGSVRGQITVTDIHQPITYSYSGPTTTADGSTLSLNADGSFLYTPSDSARHDAAADTAHQTGADAFAFTVTATNSRGAASDIAITVPVAAANGDPTPPAVAPTATVDHTTGAVTNALGYTDPDGDTLRFSNPNGGTATTWATAHGGTVTVDPTTGRYTYTPDPLGRLNAYSHPDQNADTFDVTITDGYGSTTTHAITVTIDPAAAVLTGATQFELISAGSYSYGSPVRGPDGSVYATTYDQAAQKFGITVVRPDGTRAAVDLDGNPFASSGFRGIQAGPGGRAYLTTDHDVLVVNPDNTFTTVPLAGRATGRIMVTADGHAYQLAADPGSYGVANKFSVTVINPDGTYATVPLTNNPPYGGVGDQISLSEEAVVVADDGTLYVKTYAGAVVVEMVHPDASHMTVTLPRFFGQNCSCSGITVGPDGRAYVLGNLGADATLITVSKDGTYTTTPVRVPGLAAYGNSTADSDGSVYLAEGTGFFGNDTMVIVHPDQSITAVPLPGSTLFEREPIVLPGGRVYQDLEHRAAVIVNPDGTTVDVPDSDGVSRTVVVGADGRTYVFGGGFSASLDSGVLVVGQDNSFTTVPAPGRVVSVVVDEAGYAYITSGDVGSSTTVTVVRPDGTYSALTMAGPQVGPVLVSNDGVVSQAVSSADGSTVTTHQIAVARA; encoded by the coding sequence GTGGCGGCCGCTGGAGAGCTGAGTACTCCCGCAGGTGTCCCGGCCGACCCGACGCCGACATCGCTGTTCGAGTCGGTGCTGGGTTGGGTGCGGCGCACGTTCAACAACGCCACCCCTACGCTGTCGCCGCAGATTGTGACCGTGACGGCGGAACCGGGGCACACCAGCGCGCCGATCTCCTTCACCGGAGGCGCCGACGCGGACGGCGATGCTCTGACCTACGCCGTCACCCAATCCGGCGCGGGCACCCTCATCCCAACCGGTGACGCGTTCACCTACACACCCGATGCCGCCTGGGATGGGCGCAGCGACTACACGGACACCTTCACCATCACCGCCTCCGATGCCGGCAACGGCTTCCACATTCACGGACTGCCGGGCCTGCTGCACCTGGTCAGCTTCGGGCTGCTCGGCAGCGCTGGCGACACCGCCACCTCCAGCGTGACCGTGCAGGTACTCGCCGCCCAGGTGGACCCGCCGGTACTGACTGACCCCGCTCACCCCTACACCCCGATCGCCGCCCAGCCCGGGGACCCGGCCGGGTCGGTGCGTGGCCAGATCACCGTCACCGACATCCACCAGCCGATCACCTACAGCTACAGCGGGCCCACCACCACCGCTGACGGCAGCACCCTGAGCCTCAACGCCGACGGCAGCTTCCTCTACACCCCCTCAGACAGTGCCCGCCACGATGCCGCCGCCGACACCGCCCACCAGACCGGCGCCGACGCCTTCGCCTTCACCGTGACCGCCACCAACAGCCGCGGCGCAGCCAGCGATATCGCGATCACAGTGCCCGTCGCTGCGGCCAATGGGGACCCGACACCCCCCGCCGTCGCGCCCACCGCCACCGTCGACCACACCACCGGCGCGGTCACCAACGCCCTTGGTTACACCGACCCGGACGGCGATACCCTGCGCTTCAGCAACCCCAACGGCGGCACCGCGACCACCTGGGCCACCGCACACGGTGGCACCGTCACCGTCGATCCCACCACCGGCCGCTACACCTACACCCCCGACCCGCTCGGCCGGCTCAATGCCTACAGCCACCCCGACCAGAACGCCGACACGTTCGACGTCACGATCACCGACGGCTACGGCTCCACCACCACCCACGCCATCACCGTCACGATCGACCCTGCGGCAGCAGTACTCACCGGAGCGACGCAATTCGAATTGATCTCCGCCGGGTCGTATTCCTACGGCTCTCCGGTCCGTGGACCCGACGGAAGCGTCTACGCGACTACCTATGATCAGGCTGCCCAAAAATTCGGCATCACCGTGGTTCGCCCCGACGGAACACGGGCCGCCGTCGACCTCGATGGAAACCCGTTCGCTTCCAGCGGGTTCCGGGGCATTCAGGCCGGGCCTGGGGGGCGGGCCTACCTCACCACCGATCACGACGTTCTGGTGGTCAACCCCGACAACACCTTCACGACGGTGCCGCTTGCAGGGCGGGCCACCGGAAGGATCATGGTGACCGCGGACGGCCACGCGTACCAGCTCGCCGCCGACCCGGGATCCTACGGTGTCGCGAACAAGTTTTCCGTCACCGTCATCAACCCGGACGGCACCTATGCGACCGTGCCGCTGACCAACAATCCACCGTATGGCGGAGTAGGCGACCAAATCAGCCTGTCGGAGGAGGCTGTTGTTGTTGCGGACGACGGCACCCTCTATGTCAAAACCTATGCCGGCGCGGTGGTCGTCGAGATGGTTCATCCCGACGCTTCGCACATGACAGTGACGCTTCCCCGTTTCTTCGGGCAGAACTGCAGTTGCAGCGGAATCACCGTTGGTCCGGATGGTCGCGCGTACGTCCTCGGCAACCTTGGCGCCGACGCGACATTGATCACCGTCAGCAAAGACGGCACGTATACCACCACACCAGTGCGCGTGCCGGGATTGGCCGCATACGGCAACTCCACCGCCGATTCGGACGGCAGCGTGTATCTGGCGGAAGGCACCGGCTTCTTTGGGAACGACACGATGGTCATCGTTCACCCCGACCAAAGCATCACCGCAGTGCCGTTACCGGGGAGCACACTGTTCGAGCGCGAGCCAATCGTCCTGCCAGGCGGCCGCGTCTACCAGGATCTCGAACACCGCGCAGCTGTCATTGTCAACCCCGACGGCACCACCGTCGACGTTCCCGATTCTGACGGCGTCTCGCGGACCGTGGTCGTCGGCGCCGATGGGCGCACATACGTTTTCGGCGGAGGTTTTTCCGCATCGCTCGACAGCGGTGTCCTTGTCGTCGGCCAGGACAACAGCTTCACGACGGTGCCCGCGCCAGGCAGAGTCGTAAGTGTTGTCGTGGACGAGGCCGGCTATGCCTACATCACGAGCGGTGATGTAGGCAGTTCGACCACGGTTACGGTCGTTAGGCCCGACGGGACCTACAGCGCTTTGACGATGGCCGGACCGCAGGTGGGCCCCGTGCTCGTATCAAACGACGGCGTGGTTTCGCAAGCGGTGTCGTCGGCCGACGGGTCCACCGTCACAACGCACCAGATCGCGGTCGCGCGCGCATAA
- a CDS encoding LLM class F420-dependent oxidoreductase — MTDRPTIDFPARIGVWWASESWPMPAAVEVAQEIEELGYGSLFIPEVGLKDAMVQSAIFLAGTQRLVLGTGIANIHARLATIAEGGGRSLTAAYPGRFVLGLGVSHGPLVENMLGGTYQKPLATMRGYLDRMAGLPEFVEPGSGRPTRLLAALGPKMIELSGTHADGAHPYLVLPEQTATTREILGPDKWVVSEQAVVIGESADEQMRRAHLHLEVYSGLPNYRNSWLRQGFDESDLVRGGSDRLAERIVGQGSVEQAAASVTAHLDAGADHVVVQVLGDGNPTWDPRPALRELAEALNLRG, encoded by the coding sequence TTGACTGATCGCCCGACCATCGACTTCCCGGCCCGCATCGGCGTGTGGTGGGCGAGCGAGAGTTGGCCGATGCCCGCGGCCGTCGAGGTGGCCCAGGAAATCGAGGAGCTCGGCTACGGCTCGCTGTTCATCCCCGAGGTCGGCCTGAAGGACGCCATGGTGCAGTCGGCGATCTTCCTGGCCGGAACGCAGCGGTTGGTGCTCGGCACCGGCATCGCCAACATTCACGCCCGGTTGGCGACGATCGCCGAAGGCGGTGGCCGTAGCCTGACCGCCGCCTACCCGGGGCGGTTCGTCCTCGGTCTCGGTGTCAGCCACGGCCCGCTGGTGGAGAACATGCTCGGCGGCACCTACCAGAAGCCGCTCGCGACCATGCGCGGCTATCTGGACCGGATGGCCGGGCTGCCGGAATTCGTCGAGCCGGGTTCGGGGCGGCCGACCCGTCTGCTTGCCGCCCTCGGACCCAAGATGATCGAGCTGTCCGGCACGCACGCCGACGGTGCACACCCGTACCTGGTGCTGCCCGAGCAGACCGCAACCACTCGCGAGATCCTCGGCCCGGACAAGTGGGTGGTGTCCGAACAGGCCGTCGTCATCGGCGAGAGCGCCGACGAGCAGATGCGCAGGGCGCACCTGCATCTCGAGGTGTATTCGGGCCTGCCCAACTACCGCAACTCGTGGCTGCGGCAGGGCTTCGACGAATCGGATCTGGTGCGCGGCGGTTCGGACCGGCTGGCCGAACGGATCGTCGGGCAGGGCTCCGTCGAGCAGGCCGCCGCGTCGGTGACCGCGCACCTCGATGCCGGTGCCGACCACGTCGTGGTGCAGGTCCTCGGCGACGGCAACCCGACCTGGGATCCGCGCCCGGCGCTGCGTGAATTGGCCGAGGCGCTGAACCTCAGGGGTTGA
- a CDS encoding MCE family protein, producing the protein MSDRGGAAPGWLESRARHWQFSPPLKTAFAVTAILFTVIVVVVYLQFRGDFTPKTELTLISQRAGLVMDPGSKVTYNGVEIGRVTGVDAIERDGTTKAKLSLNVNPKYVALIPANAIAEVKASTVFGNKYVSFRSPPDPTKQRIASGDEIDVSHVTTEFNTLFETLLSISERVDPVKLNMTLSAAAEALGGLGTKFGQSIVNGNAVLDDVNPQMSQIRTNIRQLSNLADVYIKASPQFWDSLDHAVTTARTLNAQQKDLDAALLASTGFANTGADIIEQGGPYFVRGQADLIPTAQLLDTYSPAIMCTVRNYATSDAKTAAGGNGYSINFRIGLTGAPNPYVYPDNLPRVNAKGGPGGAPGCWQPITHDFWPAPFLVADYGASLAPYNHFELGQPLLTEYVWGRQVGENTINP; encoded by the coding sequence ATGAGTGACCGCGGCGGGGCTGCGCCCGGATGGCTCGAGTCCCGCGCCCGGCACTGGCAGTTCTCGCCGCCGCTGAAGACCGCCTTCGCGGTGACGGCCATTCTGTTCACGGTCATCGTGGTGGTGGTCTACCTGCAATTCCGTGGTGACTTCACGCCCAAAACCGAGCTGACCCTGATCTCGCAGCGGGCCGGCCTGGTGATGGACCCCGGGTCGAAGGTCACCTACAACGGGGTGGAGATCGGCCGGGTCACCGGCGTCGACGCCATCGAGCGAGACGGCACCACCAAAGCCAAGCTCTCGCTGAACGTCAACCCGAAATACGTCGCGCTGATCCCGGCCAACGCGATCGCTGAGGTCAAGGCCAGCACCGTCTTCGGCAACAAGTACGTGTCCTTCCGCAGCCCGCCCGATCCGACAAAGCAGCGCATTGCCAGTGGCGACGAGATCGACGTGTCCCACGTGACGACCGAGTTCAACACGCTGTTCGAGACGCTTCTCTCGATCTCGGAGCGGGTGGACCCGGTGAAGCTGAACATGACGCTCAGCGCGGCGGCCGAGGCGCTGGGTGGCCTCGGCACCAAATTCGGCCAGTCGATCGTGAACGGCAATGCGGTCCTCGACGACGTCAACCCCCAGATGTCGCAGATCCGCACCAACATCCGGCAGCTGTCGAATCTGGCCGACGTCTACATCAAGGCCAGCCCGCAATTCTGGGACTCACTCGACCATGCGGTCACCACCGCGCGCACCCTCAACGCGCAGCAGAAGGACCTGGACGCCGCGCTGTTGGCGTCCACCGGCTTCGCCAACACCGGTGCCGACATCATCGAGCAGGGCGGTCCCTACTTCGTGCGCGGCCAGGCCGACCTGATCCCCACCGCCCAGCTGCTCGACACCTACAGCCCCGCAATCATGTGCACCGTGCGCAACTACGCGACCTCCGATGCCAAGACCGCGGCCGGCGGCAACGGCTACTCGATCAACTTCCGCATCGGGCTGACCGGCGCACCCAACCCGTACGTGTATCCCGACAATCTGCCGCGGGTGAACGCCAAGGGCGGTCCGGGCGGCGCGCCCGGCTGCTGGCAACCGATCACCCACGACTTCTGGCCCGCGCCGTTCCTGGTCGCCGACTACGGTGCTTCCCTCGCCCCCTACAACCACTTCGAACTCGGCCAGCCGCTACTCACCGAGTATGTCTGGGGACGTCAGGTCGGCGAGAACACGATCAACCCCTGA
- a CDS encoding TetR/AcrR family transcriptional regulator, with the protein MNSPASVESASPPEDPARSTPRQRLIAALAASITDIGYSATTVADIVRRARTSRRTFYENFTDREACLVALLADTNRRAVETISSAVDPGAPWETQIRQAVEAWVANAESQPAVMLSWIRDVPALGMAARTLQREVTESFIVMVRTLSDTQELRAAGIPAVSRQRAIMLIGGLRELTAVTVESGGRMNDVTDEAVAAAIALLGPNRGG; encoded by the coding sequence GTGAACTCACCTGCGTCGGTCGAATCCGCGTCGCCGCCCGAGGATCCCGCTCGGTCGACTCCGCGCCAGCGACTGATCGCCGCCCTGGCTGCCTCGATCACCGACATCGGCTACTCCGCCACCACGGTCGCCGACATCGTCCGCCGCGCGCGGACGTCGCGACGCACCTTCTACGAAAACTTCACCGACCGGGAAGCATGTCTGGTCGCGCTGCTCGCCGACACCAACCGCCGTGCCGTGGAGACCATCTCGTCGGCCGTCGATCCGGGCGCCCCGTGGGAGACACAGATCAGGCAGGCGGTCGAGGCCTGGGTTGCCAATGCCGAGTCGCAGCCGGCGGTGATGCTGAGCTGGATCCGGGATGTGCCGGCGCTGGGAATGGCCGCCCGCACGCTGCAGCGCGAGGTGACCGAATCGTTCATCGTGATGGTTCGGACCCTGTCCGACACGCAGGAGTTGCGGGCCGCCGGCATCCCGGCAGTGTCCCGACAACGGGCGATCATGTTGATCGGCGGTTTGCGGGAGCTGACCGCGGTGACGGTCGAGAGCGGCGGCCGAATGAACGACGTCACCGACGAGGCGGTCGCCGCCGCCATCGCCCTGCTGGGCCCCAACCGCGGCGGCTGA
- a CDS encoding cytochrome P450 — protein MTASLDIDLTDPQLYAKGFPHSVFTEIRHRGPVHLHPPVQGRPDIPEIPFWSVVAHPEIQLANRDWKTFAATDGPMIGPDPLISAGRTLLTLDPPDHAEMRRIISSEFTPRMVGRLEERLAERTACLLETAASVESCDFVRDIAYQVPMHVIADIIGIAEDDRAWVFERTDCLLKSGDPYGAYSVEDRISFQVELLQYAQRTTVEKRANPADDVWTKLAERLDGFELEMFFLILSVAGSETTRNALAMGLTALADNPAQFEQLNLNPSLAGIAADEVLRWSSPVLMFGRTATKDVTLGGHDIAAGDRVVFWYPSGNRDENVFTDPFRFDIQRAPNPHLAFGGGGVHYCLGANLAHKEIQVVLRTIAAGYDIELAGRPVWTGSGPVHNVGIGIDSLPVRVSARR, from the coding sequence GTGACCGCGAGCCTGGACATTGATCTCACCGACCCCCAACTGTATGCGAAGGGATTCCCGCACAGCGTGTTCACCGAGATACGCCATCGCGGTCCGGTGCATCTGCATCCGCCGGTCCAGGGCCGTCCGGACATTCCGGAGATCCCATTCTGGTCGGTTGTGGCCCATCCCGAGATTCAGCTGGCCAACCGCGACTGGAAGACGTTCGCGGCAACCGACGGACCGATGATCGGACCCGATCCGCTTATCTCCGCCGGTCGTACGTTGCTGACGCTCGATCCGCCGGACCATGCCGAGATGCGTCGGATCATCTCCTCGGAGTTCACCCCACGCATGGTCGGCAGACTGGAGGAGCGGTTAGCTGAACGCACCGCTTGTCTCCTTGAGACCGCCGCATCTGTGGAGTCCTGCGACTTTGTGCGCGACATTGCCTACCAGGTCCCGATGCACGTGATCGCCGACATCATCGGCATCGCCGAAGACGACCGTGCGTGGGTCTTCGAGCGCACCGACTGCCTCCTGAAGTCCGGTGACCCGTATGGCGCCTATTCCGTCGAGGACCGCATCAGCTTCCAGGTCGAACTGCTGCAGTACGCCCAACGGACAACCGTGGAGAAACGGGCCAACCCCGCCGACGACGTGTGGACGAAACTCGCCGAGCGGCTCGACGGCTTTGAGCTGGAGATGTTCTTCCTGATCCTGTCGGTAGCTGGAAGCGAAACCACCCGTAACGCACTTGCCATGGGCCTCACCGCACTGGCCGACAACCCGGCGCAATTCGAGCAGTTGAATCTCAACCCGAGTCTTGCAGGAATCGCAGCGGATGAAGTGCTGCGGTGGTCGAGTCCGGTGCTGATGTTCGGCCGCACCGCCACGAAGGATGTCACCCTGGGCGGTCACGATATCGCGGCCGGCGACCGGGTGGTGTTCTGGTATCCCTCGGGCAATCGCGACGAGAACGTCTTCACCGATCCGTTCCGGTTCGACATCCAGCGAGCCCCCAATCCGCACCTCGCCTTCGGCGGAGGCGGCGTGCACTATTGCCTCGGAGCGAATTTGGCGCACAAGGAGATTCAAGTCGTGCTCCGAACCATCGCTGCGGGCTACGACATCGAGCTCGCGGGTCGGCCGGTCTGGACGGGATCCGGCCCGGTGCACAATGTGGGAATCGGCATCGATTCGCTACCGGTGCGCGTGAGTGCCCGCCGGTGA